The Conger conger chromosome 15, fConCon1.1, whole genome shotgun sequence genome contains a region encoding:
- the si:ch73-167i17.6 gene encoding regulator of G-protein signaling 9-binding protein produces MGKEECKTMLDALNKVTACYRHLVITLGSTSDSQNLREELKKTRKKAQELATANRTKLTALLKDKTISKDDRTEYERLWVLFSSSMELLDVDMKRSLEIGQDFPLQLPTRHLIQTGMTGSTTTVAARAMSVQNMKYEADSNIDTADLRELQTEITQVGQMMEEMEMKVQVAPWAVEAKQEAGAELKSTVSVGNSSVGVISICEEEPKGVDGENGLMKVFAGIIFTVIVLIAGILAFCVINLS; encoded by the coding sequence ATGGGGAAAGAGGAATGCAAAACCATGCTGGACGCGCTTAACAAAGTAACCGCTTGCTATCGACATTTGGTCATCACTCTCGGGAGCACCTCGGATTCGCAGAACCTGCGAGAAGAGCTGAAGAAGACCCGCAAAAAAGCCCAGGAACTGGCCACGGCCAATAGAACCAAACTGACGGCTCTGCTCAAAGACAAGACGATAAGCAAAGACGACCGAACCGAATACGAGCGACTATGGGTGCTGTTTTCGAGCAGCATGGAGCTGTTGGACGTAGACATGAAAAGATCTTTGGAAATTGGGCAGGATTTCCCATTACAGTTGCCCACCAGGCACCTGATCCAGACTGGGATGACCGGCAGCACCACCACCGTCGCCGCCAGAGCGATGAGCGTGCAGAACATGAAGTACGAGGCCGACAGCAACATCGACACGGCGGATCTGCGGGAGCTGCAAACCGAGATCACCCAGGTGGGTCAGAtgatggaggagatggagatgaAAGTCCAAGTTGCACCGTGGGCAGTAGAAGCCAAGCAGGAGGCCGGCGCCGAGTTGAAGTCCACAGTTAGTGTCGGAAATTCGTCCGTGGGGGTAATTTCCATTTGCGAAGAGGAGCCCAAAGGGGTCGACGGCGAGAATGGCCTCATGAAAGTTTTCGCAGGGATCATCTTCACGGTTATCGTGCTTATTGCGGGTATCCTAGCGTTTTGTGTGATTAACCTTTCTTGA